One part of the Xylocopa sonorina isolate GNS202 chromosome 10, iyXylSono1_principal, whole genome shotgun sequence genome encodes these proteins:
- the LOC143428334 gene encoding trans-1,2-dihydrobenzene-1,2-diol dehydrogenase, giving the protein MTLRWGVAGAGKISHDFVSALRTLPESEHVVLAVAARELARAKNFSSLHNIQKAFDSYEKLAEDRDVDVVYIGTLHPQHFAIAKLMLNHGKHVLCEKPLTMNLKQTTELINLAKEKKLFLMEGIWSRCFPVYEILKQVIDSGAIGKIHQVTVSFGFKLSDVQRLNIKSLGGGTVLDLGVYAIQFACLIFNNEVPHTVQAVGYLNEEGVDLSVSASLVYKGNRTATIVTHSCVDLPNEAYVIGTKGTIKVPKFWCPTSIELPSGTNNISLPKCEQKFNFINSAGLAYEAIEVRKCILAGALESSKVPHNVSLLIAQLEDEIRRQVGVTYPED; this is encoded by the exons ATGACTCTACGTTGGGGTGTAGCAGGAGCTGGAAAGATATCACATGATTTTGTGTCGGCTTTACGGACTCTACCAGAATCCGAACATGTAGTGCTTGCGGTGGCGGCACGTGAACTAGCGAGAGCAAAAAATTTCTCTAGCTTGCATAACATCCAAAAAGCATTCGACAGTTATGAAAAACTAGCAGAGGATAGGGATGTTG ATGTTGTATACATTGGAACATTACACCCCCAGCACTTTGCAATTgcaaaattaatgttaaatcATGGAAAACATGTTTTATGCGAGAAACCTTTAACCATGAATTTAAAGCAAACAACAGAATTAATAAATTTAGCAAAGGAAAAGAAATTGTTTTTAATGGAAGGTATTTGGAGCAGATGTTTTCCTGTATATGAAATTCTTAAACAAGTAATCGATTCTGGAGCTATTGGAAAAATTCATCAAGTCACTGTATCTTTTGGATTTAAATTGTCTGATGTTCAACGACTGAA cATTAAGAGTTTAGGTGGAGGTACTGTGTTGGACTTGGGTGTATATGCAATACAATTTGCTTGCTTGATATTTAATAATGAAGTACCACACACTGTACAAGCTGTTGGTTATTTAAACGAAGAAGGAGTTGATCTGTCTGTATCTGCAAGCCTCGTTTATAAAGGAAATCGTACTGCAACTATTGTCACTCATTCCTGTGTTGATTTACCTAATGAAGCCTATGTTATTGGTACAAAAGGAACGATAAAGGTGCCGAAATTTTGGTGCCCTACATCTATAGAATTACCGAGTGGTACAAACAACATTTCACTTCCTAAATGTGAACAAAAGTTTAATTTTATTAACAGTGCCGGATTGGcatatgaagccattgaagttCGCAAATGCATCTTAGCAG GTGCGCTGGAAAGTTCTAAAGTACCGCACAATGTTTCCCTACTGATTGCACAATTAGAAGATGAGATTCGAAGACAAGTTGGGGTTACATATCCTGAAGATTAA